Proteins encoded in a region of the Acidobacteriota bacterium genome:
- a CDS encoding D-alanine--D-alanine ligase produces MNTGVSISPCARRTRPRRARPSVAITWNPKSAGTPIAYNGPSVKRLRIGVLHGGRSGEHEVSIASAAAVFANLDRTRYEPVAIRIEKDGRWVLADRPPTAASAADVISQMREADGPSGGREVLMPARPGDDTLLLVNQDRSAVTGLGLDVIFPVLHGPYGEDGTVQGLLDLANVAYVGCGVLASATGMDKDVAKTLVQARGLRVAPWVVVRAAQWNADRDAVARRVNDTLTYPVFVKPANLGSSLGISKVQTPDGLGAAIDLAAGFDPKVVVETGVTGAREIECGVLGNDAPEASVPGEIVPSGEFYDFDAKYLSGASREVIPAELPRAIADEVRRQSLVAFDAIEGTGLARVDFLLASSGELFLNEINTMPGFTTISMYAKLWAASGVTYPALIDRLVALALERHARQQQRRISAF; encoded by the coding sequence ATGAACACCGGCGTCTCGATCTCGCCGTGCGCAAGGCGCACGCGGCCGCGGCGGGCGCGGCCATCGGTGGCGATTACGTGGAACCCGAAATCGGCTGGCACACCGATAGCCTATAATGGCCCTTCCGTGAAACGTCTTCGAATCGGCGTATTACATGGTGGACGATCGGGCGAACATGAAGTGTCGATCGCCTCTGCCGCCGCAGTGTTCGCGAACCTGGATCGCACGCGGTATGAACCCGTCGCCATTCGGATCGAGAAAGACGGCCGCTGGGTGCTCGCCGATCGGCCGCCCACGGCAGCGTCGGCCGCCGACGTCATCAGCCAGATGCGCGAGGCCGACGGCCCTTCGGGCGGACGCGAAGTGTTGATGCCGGCGCGCCCGGGCGACGACACGCTGCTGCTCGTGAACCAGGATCGGTCCGCCGTGACCGGCCTCGGACTGGACGTCATCTTCCCGGTGTTGCACGGCCCCTACGGCGAAGACGGCACCGTGCAGGGCCTGCTCGATCTCGCCAATGTCGCGTACGTGGGCTGCGGCGTGCTGGCCTCAGCCACCGGCATGGACAAGGACGTGGCGAAAACATTGGTTCAGGCGCGCGGCCTGCGCGTGGCGCCGTGGGTGGTGGTGCGTGCGGCGCAGTGGAACGCCGACCGCGACGCCGTGGCGCGCCGCGTCAACGACACACTCACCTACCCCGTCTTCGTCAAGCCCGCGAACCTGGGCTCGAGCCTCGGGATCTCGAAGGTGCAGACGCCGGACGGCCTTGGCGCCGCGATCGATCTCGCGGCAGGGTTTGATCCCAAAGTCGTGGTGGAGACCGGCGTCACCGGCGCGCGCGAAATTGAATGCGGCGTGCTCGGCAACGACGCACCCGAGGCATCGGTGCCGGGCGAGATCGTGCCCTCGGGTGAGTTCTACGACTTCGACGCGAAGTACTTGAGCGGCGCCTCCCGTGAAGTGATCCCGGCCGAGTTGCCGCGCGCGATCGCCGACGAAGTGCGCCGCCAGTCACTTGTGGCCTTTGACGCCATCGAAGGCACGGGTCTGGCGCGCGTGGACTTCCTGCTCGCCTCATCCGGCGAATTGTTTCTCAACGAGATCAACACGATGCCGGGCTTCACCACCATCAGCATGTACGCCAAGCTGTGGGCCGCAAGCGGCGTGACCTATCCCGCACTCATCGATCGCCTCGTGGCGCTCGCGCTTGAGCGCCACGCACGTCAGCAACAACGCCGCATCAGCGCGTTCTGA
- a CDS encoding peptidylprolyl isomerase codes for MKIANFLLLSLFAASCATAPVVAPPERVVPPVPLDQRVSWLLRLEAQRVLRDPGVTAEAVVTPVVPRPARQADLVSLLFDLDPVVRGRAALAIGRVGIAEGGPALAAALLDAEPAVRGQAAFALGLIGRAEASEPLQRLLADADPTVRGRAAEGLGLIGAQLTDPAASAFRAPAAAAIAAAFAPCIPQMAALAPDDEAYTRTPELEACRLAIFALARLRDFDALARVALTADGRPATAWWPVAYALQRVGDPRAAPALEVLAHSAGVYTPVFALRGVAATPDGLALAQKLALDPAVDVRVRTAAIRALGRRGSAPAAAALLRLLATPKFPLMMTLEVLTALAATEDPSGFDAMIDRLADARPLVRAAAIAGAARIDPDRFLLVGSSLGADREWRVRAALATALGTLEPDRVRSGLIELTEDQDQRVRGPALTALARAGAPDLDARLVAALESPDYVVRATAARLIGERKTAASAAALAKAYDRSLSDAATDARVATLGALGAIGGEPALAVLTRALADRDWPVRLRAAELLQGLGDATAAPSRPAPLRHAPEFFESAALLHPTVTPVAMIETRLGTIEIALNVVEAPLTTLNFVALAQAGFFNGLQIHRLVPNFVVQTGDPRGDGAGGPGFSIPDELSSLPFLRGTVGMALSGRDTGGSQFFITHSPQPHLDGRYTVFGQVVKGMELVDQLSLHDVIDRVRIWDGKELR; via the coding sequence GTGAAGATCGCCAACTTCCTTCTGTTGTCGTTGTTCGCCGCGTCGTGTGCCACAGCGCCTGTCGTGGCTCCGCCCGAGCGAGTCGTGCCTCCGGTGCCCCTCGATCAACGGGTTTCGTGGCTGCTTCGACTTGAGGCGCAGCGTGTGCTTCGTGATCCGGGTGTGACGGCCGAAGCCGTGGTGACTCCGGTGGTGCCGCGGCCGGCGCGGCAGGCGGATCTGGTGTCGCTGCTGTTTGATCTTGATCCGGTGGTGCGCGGTCGCGCGGCACTGGCCATAGGCCGCGTGGGGATCGCCGAAGGTGGACCGGCGCTTGCGGCCGCGTTGCTGGATGCCGAGCCCGCGGTGCGCGGGCAGGCGGCGTTTGCGCTGGGCCTCATTGGTCGTGCCGAAGCGTCCGAGCCGTTGCAACGGCTTCTGGCTGATGCCGACCCGACGGTGCGTGGTCGAGCCGCCGAGGGCCTGGGCCTCATCGGCGCACAACTGACTGACCCGGCGGCGAGCGCGTTCCGCGCACCCGCGGCGGCCGCCATCGCCGCCGCGTTCGCTCCGTGCATTCCGCAGATGGCCGCACTCGCACCCGATGACGAGGCGTATACCAGAACGCCCGAACTGGAAGCGTGCCGTCTGGCCATCTTCGCGCTGGCGCGTCTGCGCGACTTCGACGCGCTGGCGCGCGTCGCCTTGACGGCCGACGGCCGGCCGGCCACGGCCTGGTGGCCGGTGGCGTATGCGTTGCAGCGGGTGGGTGACCCGCGCGCGGCGCCCGCGCTCGAGGTGCTGGCCCACAGCGCCGGTGTGTATACGCCGGTCTTCGCGCTGCGCGGTGTGGCGGCGACGCCGGACGGACTGGCGCTCGCACAGAAACTCGCGCTGGATCCTGCGGTGGACGTGCGTGTGCGAACGGCAGCGATTCGTGCGCTTGGCCGCCGCGGGTCGGCACCGGCGGCCGCGGCGTTGCTGCGCCTGCTCGCCACGCCGAAATTCCCATTGATGATGACCCTGGAAGTGTTGACGGCGCTCGCCGCCACTGAAGACCCGAGCGGCTTCGACGCCATGATCGATCGGTTGGCCGATGCCCGCCCTCTCGTGCGCGCCGCCGCGATCGCAGGCGCCGCGCGCATCGACCCTGATCGCTTCCTCCTCGTGGGATCGAGCCTCGGCGCCGATCGCGAGTGGAGGGTGAGGGCGGCGCTGGCCACCGCGCTTGGCACGCTTGAACCGGACCGCGTGCGGTCGGGTCTCATCGAACTGACTGAGGACCAGGACCAGCGCGTGCGCGGACCGGCGCTGACGGCGCTGGCGCGGGCCGGCGCGCCTGATCTTGATGCGCGGCTGGTTGCCGCGCTTGAGAGCCCCGACTACGTGGTGCGTGCCACCGCGGCGCGCCTGATCGGCGAACGCAAGACCGCGGCGTCGGCTGCCGCACTCGCGAAGGCCTATGACCGGAGCCTGAGCGACGCGGCCACGGATGCGCGCGTGGCCACGCTGGGCGCGCTTGGCGCGATCGGCGGGGAGCCGGCGCTGGCCGTGCTCACGCGGGCGTTGGCGGATCGCGACTGGCCGGTGCGCCTGCGCGCGGCGGAACTGCTGCAGGGGTTGGGGGACGCGACGGCTGCGCCCAGCCGGCCCGCACCCCTGCGCCACGCGCCGGAGTTTTTTGAGTCGGCCGCGCTGCTGCACCCGACGGTCACGCCCGTCGCGATGATCGAGACGCGGCTCGGCACCATTGAAATCGCCCTCAACGTGGTTGAAGCGCCGCTTACCACTCTGAACTTCGTCGCGCTCGCGCAGGCAGGGTTTTTCAACGGATTGCAGATTCACCGGCTGGTGCCGAACTTTGTGGTGCAGACCGGCGACCCACGGGGTGATGGCGCAGGCGGCCCGGGGTTTTCGATTCCTGACGAGTTGAGTTCGCTGCCATTTCTGCGGGGCACGGTGGGCATGGCGCTGTCCGGGCGCGACACCGGGGGCAGTCAGTTCTTCATCACGCATTCACCACAACCGCATCTGGACGGTCGCTACACGGTGTTTGGCCAGGTGGTGAAGGGGATGGAGCTGGTGGATCAACTCTCGCTGCACGACGTCATCGACCGCGTGCGCATCTGGGACGGGAAAGAGCTCAGATAA
- a CDS encoding deoxynucleoside kinase, translating into MEFRYLAIEGPVGLGKTSLADRLGARLDATVVLDEVENPFLADFYAGRAGAAFQTQLFYSLARHRQQMDLRQGDLFSQVTVSDYIFDRDRIYAHLNLDDNELFIYQRLYELLARDLPQPDLVVFLQSPTDVLRRRVRGRARHAEDDPAPPSERYLSELNEAYNHFFFHYTATPLLVVETSQFDLSWGDDAIDDLLRQIKSMSGGTRYYVPRG; encoded by the coding sequence GTGGAGTTTCGCTACCTCGCGATTGAAGGACCGGTCGGGCTGGGCAAAACGAGCCTCGCCGATCGGCTGGGCGCGAGGCTCGACGCCACCGTCGTGCTCGACGAGGTCGAGAACCCCTTCCTGGCAGACTTTTATGCCGGCCGCGCCGGGGCCGCCTTCCAGACACAGCTCTTTTATTCGCTGGCCCGCCACCGCCAGCAAATGGATCTGCGGCAGGGCGATCTCTTCAGTCAGGTCACGGTCTCCGACTACATTTTTGACCGCGATCGCATCTACGCCCACCTGAACCTCGACGACAACGAGCTCTTTATTTACCAGCGCCTCTACGAACTCCTGGCGCGGGACCTGCCGCAGCCCGACCTGGTTGTCTTTCTGCAAAGCCCGACCGACGTGCTGCGCCGGCGTGTGCGCGGGCGCGCGCGCCATGCCGAAGACGACCCGGCGCCTCCGTCCGAACGTTATCTGTCGGAGCTGAACGAGGCCTACAACCACTTCTTCTTCCACTACACGGCCACTCCGCTCCTCGTGGTGGAAACATCCCAGTTTGACCTGTCGTGGGGTGACGACGCGATTGACGACCTGTTGCGTCAGATCAAGTCGATGTCCGGCGGCACGCGGTACTACGTGCCCCGCGGCTGA
- a CDS encoding acetyl-CoA carboxylase carboxyltransferase subunit beta — translation MAWFKKTRKPIEPQGDKSSRVPEGLWVKCPSCSQVIYNKELLANQQVCPKCAHHFRMNAADRLALLFDDARWTEYDSDLKSTDPLKFTDTKPYRDRLAASIRATGRKDAVVTASGNIDGLPAMVAAMEYSFIGGSMGVVVGEKITRAIELAITRRVPVIVICCSGGARMMEGTLSLMQMAKISAALGRLDRASLPFISVMTDPTTGGVTASFAMLGDLNIAEPKALIGFAGPRVIEQTIRQKLPEGFQRSEFLLEKGMIDVIVDRRDLKAVLGNALRIMSGMAPGAEPAPAQLDA, via the coding sequence ATGGCGTGGTTCAAGAAAACCCGGAAACCCATCGAGCCGCAGGGCGACAAGTCCAGCCGCGTGCCCGAAGGGCTCTGGGTCAAGTGTCCGTCCTGCAGTCAGGTGATCTACAACAAGGAACTGCTCGCCAATCAACAGGTCTGCCCCAAGTGCGCGCACCACTTCCGCATGAACGCCGCCGACCGCCTCGCGCTGCTGTTTGACGATGCGCGGTGGACCGAATACGACTCGGACCTGAAATCGACAGATCCCCTGAAGTTCACCGATACCAAGCCCTACCGCGATCGACTGGCTGCCAGCATCCGCGCCACCGGACGCAAGGACGCGGTGGTGACGGCCAGCGGCAACATCGACGGCCTGCCTGCGATGGTGGCCGCCATGGAATACAGCTTCATCGGCGGCAGCATGGGCGTGGTGGTGGGCGAGAAGATCACGCGCGCCATCGAACTCGCCATCACCCGCCGCGTCCCGGTCATCGTCATCTGCTGCTCGGGCGGCGCGCGCATGATGGAAGGCACGCTGTCGCTGATGCAGATGGCAAAGATCAGCGCGGCGCTGGGCCGGCTCGACCGCGCCAGTCTGCCGTTCATCTCGGTGATGACCGATCCCACCACCGGTGGCGTGACCGCCAGCTTCGCCATGCTCGGCGACCTCAACATCGCGGAGCCAAAGGCGCTGATCGGTTTTGCCGGCCCGCGAGTGATCGAGCAGACCATTCGCCAGAAACTGCCGGAAGGCTTCCAGCGCAGCGAGTTCCTCCTCGAAAAAGGCATGATCGACGTCATCGTCGATCGGCGCGACTTGAAAGCGGTGCTCGGGAATGCCCTCCGCATCATGTCGGGCATGGCACCGGGCGCCGAGCCCGCACCGGCGCAACTCGACGCCTGA
- a CDS encoding bifunctional folylpolyglutamate synthase/dihydrofolate synthase: MAGTVRHWLFGLEAAGTITLGLAPIRSLLASLGHPEQSFTAITIAGTNGKGSVSAMVERGLRAAGCRTGRYTSPHLVDVTERVVVDGRPVSDQAFDHATAMVRAAAALERTPPTFFEATTAIAFVAFRDAGVDVAVLEVGLGGRLDATNAVDAPLVAITNIGLDHQEYLGHTIEAIAAEKAGVIKPGASAILGRTGQAAIDVLSRAAERVHASVTLAPDGVVAHAVIGLRETTLDLTTPARAYGPLRLSLLGRHQVDNAVTAVRTLEAAQALGIAPVGVDAVRAALSDARWPGRLDWRTWRGHDVLVDGAHNADGARALAAFLRETVQRPVPIVIGIMRDKAIADVIGALAPSASVFVCTTCAAPRAATPEQLADEAARVAPGVPRVVAARPLEALAEAARHTEPIVVAGSLFLAGEVLPLLA, from the coding sequence TTGGCTGGTACCGTCCGCCACTGGCTGTTCGGCCTCGAGGCCGCTGGCACCATCACCCTGGGGTTGGCGCCGATTCGATCGCTCCTTGCCAGCCTGGGACATCCCGAACAGTCGTTCACGGCCATCACCATCGCCGGCACAAACGGCAAAGGTTCCGTGTCGGCCATGGTCGAACGTGGGCTTCGCGCCGCGGGCTGCCGAACCGGGCGCTACACATCGCCGCATCTCGTGGATGTGACCGAGCGGGTGGTCGTGGACGGGCGGCCCGTCTCCGACCAGGCGTTCGACCATGCCACGGCGATGGTGCGCGCGGCCGCGGCTTTAGAGCGCACGCCGCCAACCTTCTTCGAAGCCACCACCGCCATCGCGTTTGTCGCGTTCCGTGATGCCGGCGTTGATGTGGCGGTGCTCGAGGTGGGTCTGGGGGGCCGCCTTGACGCCACAAACGCCGTTGACGCGCCCCTTGTGGCCATCACCAACATCGGCCTTGATCATCAGGAGTATCTGGGGCACACCATCGAAGCCATTGCCGCAGAAAAGGCGGGGGTGATCAAGCCCGGCGCGTCGGCCATCCTGGGCCGCACCGGCCAGGCGGCGATCGACGTGCTGTCGCGCGCTGCCGAACGGGTTCATGCCTCCGTGACGTTGGCGCCGGACGGGGTCGTGGCGCACGCAGTCATCGGTCTGCGCGAAACCACATTGGACCTCACCACTCCGGCACGCGCATACGGACCGCTACGGCTCTCACTGCTGGGCCGGCATCAGGTGGACAACGCCGTGACGGCGGTCCGCACGCTGGAGGCGGCGCAGGCGCTTGGTATTGCGCCTGTGGGCGTTGACGCGGTGCGCGCGGCGCTGTCGGATGCGCGCTGGCCGGGACGGCTCGACTGGCGCACGTGGCGGGGCCACGACGTGCTGGTGGATGGCGCACACAATGCGGACGGTGCGCGCGCACTGGCCGCGTTCCTACGCGAAACCGTCCAAAGGCCCGTCCCCATCGTCATTGGCATCATGCGGGACAAAGCGATCGCGGACGTCATCGGCGCGCTGGCGCCGTCGGCGTCGGTGTTTGTGTGCACGACCTGTGCGGCTCCGCGCGCGGCAACGCCCGAACAACTCGCCGACGAAGCGGCTCGGGTGGCGCCGGGTGTGCCACGAGTGGTGGCCGCCAGGCCACTGGAAGCGCTTGCCGAAGCCGCCCGGCACACAGAGCCGATCGTGGTGGCCGGATCACTGTTTCTGGCAGGAGAGGTACTGCCGTTGCTCGCGTGA
- a CDS encoding LPS-assembly protein LptD translates to MFRSLTVSCLLGAALAWSAPAAAQVTIGGCVLVFTSADEVQGRRELRGRPGNPVEITCGDLLLIAAEVDHVVAEDRLIARGNVVFQQEGTRIAADRGEMNLKTRTGFFENANGTLQLTDRKIDKTLFGTQEPEAIFSANRIEKTGPRTYKLTGAVFSACVQPNRRWELTASHLTFTVDKYAILRGAVLKVKEVPILYLPIFYYPIQEDNRATGFLMPSYGSSSFRGFTLSNAFFWAINRSHDATIYHDWFASSGQQFGADYRYVAGANSRGDASVSTIREKEQVGVNGTVTSAARQSFAVRGNISQTLPGRIRFQARADYFTDVTAQQLYQVDLAAFSRRSRYFGADASGNWGRIRFYAQAERSDVFYGSSAASNRFKPRASLSLSEAPIAGTRITLGGSLDTINAERFDDLDRPETRVAVKRHDGQMTLRIPLAIGSALSFNGSVMVRRTEWNTSRDPVTGKFVDIPLRRNLVEMRARMTGPKFTRVFNTPGNGYSDRFKHVIEPSVTVTRTSAFDQFSQVVQFDHVDTILGGDTKVTYGIVNRLYARVRQGEGPRAAHEMMNVEVSQTYYSNSLAASYDQNYQSSFGNLYSYQPPPSKLSPLRGTINVMPTAAMGGKFTVEYDTQYRAVRNYSASVNTSGSALDLNANWTKRQVIPGLAGYSNPLNADHFISVSTRARKPSGGASFGYSMTYDVLRERMLQQRIGVVYNAQCCGVAVDYAVTNLKHLGLRNDRKFSLSLTLAGVGSFSNLLGAFGNNEMER, encoded by the coding sequence ATGTTTCGATCCCTCACTGTTTCGTGTCTGTTGGGTGCGGCGTTGGCGTGGTCAGCGCCCGCGGCCGCGCAGGTCACGATCGGTGGGTGCGTGCTGGTGTTCACGAGTGCTGATGAGGTGCAAGGCCGCCGGGAACTGCGCGGCCGGCCGGGCAATCCGGTGGAAATTACCTGTGGCGACCTCCTGCTGATTGCCGCCGAAGTTGACCATGTCGTTGCTGAAGACCGCCTCATCGCCCGGGGCAACGTCGTCTTTCAACAGGAAGGCACACGGATTGCCGCTGACCGCGGTGAAATGAACCTCAAGACGCGAACGGGCTTCTTCGAGAATGCCAACGGCACCCTGCAACTGACCGACCGGAAGATCGACAAGACACTCTTCGGGACGCAGGAACCCGAGGCAATTTTTTCGGCCAACCGCATCGAAAAGACCGGCCCCCGGACGTACAAACTGACCGGCGCCGTGTTTTCTGCGTGTGTGCAGCCCAACCGCCGCTGGGAACTGACGGCGAGCCACCTGACTTTCACCGTGGACAAGTACGCGATCCTGCGCGGCGCGGTGCTGAAGGTCAAGGAAGTGCCGATCCTGTACCTGCCGATTTTTTATTACCCGATCCAGGAAGACAATCGCGCCACGGGGTTCCTGATGCCTTCGTACGGTTCGTCGTCGTTCCGGGGCTTCACGTTGAGCAACGCGTTTTTCTGGGCGATCAACCGCAGCCACGACGCGACGATTTACCACGACTGGTTTGCCAGCAGCGGACAGCAGTTCGGCGCGGACTACCGGTACGTGGCCGGCGCCAACTCGCGGGGCGATGCGAGCGTGTCCACGATTCGCGAGAAAGAGCAGGTGGGGGTCAACGGCACGGTGACGTCTGCCGCGCGGCAGTCGTTTGCGGTGCGCGGCAACATTTCGCAGACACTGCCAGGCCGCATCCGGTTCCAGGCACGCGCCGACTACTTCACCGACGTGACCGCGCAGCAGTTGTACCAGGTGGACCTGGCCGCGTTCTCGAGGCGGTCGCGGTACTTCGGTGCTGACGCCAGCGGCAACTGGGGCCGCATCAGGTTTTATGCCCAGGCGGAACGCAGCGATGTGTTCTACGGCTCCTCAGCGGCCAGTAACCGCTTCAAGCCGCGGGCCAGCCTGAGCCTGTCCGAGGCGCCCATTGCGGGCACGCGGATCACGTTGGGCGGTTCGCTCGACACCATCAACGCCGAGCGGTTCGACGACCTGGACCGGCCCGAGACCCGGGTGGCGGTCAAACGCCATGACGGGCAGATGACGCTGCGCATCCCGCTGGCGATCGGATCGGCGCTGTCGTTCAACGGCAGCGTCATGGTGCGCCGCACGGAATGGAACACCTCGCGCGACCCGGTGACGGGCAAGTTCGTGGACATCCCATTGCGGCGCAACCTCGTCGAGATGCGGGCCCGGATGACGGGACCGAAGTTCACGCGGGTGTTCAACACGCCTGGGAACGGATACTCCGATCGTTTCAAACACGTCATTGAACCGTCGGTGACCGTCACGCGGACGTCGGCCTTCGATCAATTCAGCCAGGTGGTGCAGTTCGACCACGTGGACACGATCCTGGGTGGCGACACCAAGGTGACCTACGGCATCGTCAACCGCCTGTATGCCCGTGTGCGACAGGGTGAAGGACCGCGCGCGGCACACGAGATGATGAACGTCGAAGTCAGCCAGACGTACTACAGCAACTCGCTCGCGGCGTCGTACGATCAGAACTACCAGTCGAGCTTCGGGAATCTGTATTCCTACCAGCCGCCGCCCAGCAAGTTGTCTCCCCTGAGAGGCACCATCAACGTCATGCCGACCGCCGCCATGGGCGGAAAATTCACTGTGGAGTACGACACGCAGTATCGCGCGGTCCGCAATTACAGTGCGTCGGTGAATACGTCAGGTTCGGCCCTTGATCTGAACGCCAACTGGACGAAGCGGCAGGTCATCCCCGGGCTGGCGGGATACAGCAACCCGCTGAACGCCGACCACTTCATCTCGGTCTCCACGCGCGCGAGGAAGCCCAGTGGCGGCGCGTCGTTCGGCTACAGCATGACCTACGATGTCCTGCGCGAACGCATGCTGCAGCAGCGCATCGGCGTGGTCTACAACGCGCAATGCTGCGGCGTGGCGGTGGATTATGCCGTGACGAACCTGAAGCACCTGGGTCTGCGGAATGATCGGAAGTTCAGCTTGTCGCTGACGCTGGCCGGTGTCGGGTCGTTTTCGAACCTGCTGGGCGCGTTCGGGAATAATGAGATGGAGCGATGA
- the rfbB gene encoding dTDP-glucose 4,6-dehydratase, translated as MRVLVTGGAGFIGSNFVRWAHNAHPDWHITTLDKLTYAGRLENLADVIDSPRHQFVHGDIADAAVAAPLVRESELVVHFAAETHVDRSIQSAADFITTDVIGTFVLLEAARQASGLRRFIQISTDEVYGSVPEGASTETDELRPRNPYSASKAGADRLAYSYWATYDVPVIVTRASNNYGPNQFPEKVIPLFVTNAIDNIALPLYGDGLNVRDWLHVDDHCRAIDLVMAQGTNGEVYNIGGGNEVRNVDLTKRILDLTGRPGSLIRPVADRPGHDRRYALDTTKLRRLGWAPAVEFEEGLAATVDWYRRNESWWRPIKEKDQAFRDYYKTQYGNRAGA; from the coding sequence ATTCGAGTGCTTGTCACCGGCGGCGCCGGTTTTATCGGTTCCAACTTTGTGCGATGGGCTCACAACGCCCACCCCGACTGGCACATCACGACGCTCGACAAACTGACGTATGCCGGCCGGCTCGAGAACCTCGCGGACGTCATCGATAGTCCCCGGCATCAGTTCGTGCACGGCGACATTGCCGACGCCGCTGTGGCCGCTCCTCTGGTCCGCGAGTCGGAACTTGTGGTGCACTTCGCCGCGGAAACGCACGTGGACCGCTCCATCCAGTCGGCGGCCGACTTCATTACGACCGATGTCATCGGCACGTTCGTGCTTCTCGAAGCCGCGCGGCAGGCGTCGGGGCTGCGCCGATTCATCCAAATCTCCACCGATGAGGTGTATGGCAGCGTGCCGGAAGGCGCCAGCACGGAAACCGACGAGCTCCGGCCGCGCAATCCGTATTCGGCCAGCAAGGCCGGTGCCGATCGGCTGGCGTACAGCTACTGGGCCACGTACGACGTGCCGGTCATTGTGACGCGCGCGTCGAACAACTACGGTCCCAACCAGTTTCCCGAAAAGGTCATCCCGCTCTTTGTGACCAACGCCATCGACAACATCGCCCTGCCCCTGTACGGCGATGGCCTGAACGTGCGCGACTGGCTCCACGTCGACGACCATTGCCGCGCCATCGACCTGGTGATGGCACAAGGCACCAACGGCGAGGTCTACAACATCGGTGGCGGCAATGAGGTCAGGAATGTGGATCTGACCAAACGCATCCTCGACCTGACGGGCCGACCCGGCTCGCTGATTCGGCCGGTGGCCGATCGTCCGGGTCACGACCGCCGCTATGCGCTCGACACCACAAAACTGCGCCGCCTCGGATGGGCTCCGGCGGTGGAGTTCGAAGAAGGCCTGGCCGCCACCGTGGATTGGTACCGCCGGAACGAATCGTGGTGGCGGCCAATCAAAGAGAAGGACCAGGCCTTCCGCGACTACTACAAGACCCAGTACGGCAACCGCGCAGGCGCCTGA
- a CDS encoding GDP-mannose 4,6-dehydratase has translation MTGRPTLVTGAAGFAGRHLIAHLNVSTPERPLLAWGRRQVDITDRDAVRNAVADARPDRIVHLAGAPHVGDSWRSSLLPLQTNVLGTHYLLEAVRQHCPDCRIVVVTSAMIYRTSDAAIDEDAPLEPSSPYGLSKLAQDQLALIAARNDGLNVVVARPFNHIGPYQNSSFALSSFARQIALIEAGLVPPEIHVGNLDAERDFTDVRDVADAYARLLDAGQPGRVYNICSDTPHRIADLLNRLIAIAHVPVTLATDPARLRPSDQPRMVGNSARIRTELGWRPQWSIDDTLTDLLQWWRGEVAAGRATA, from the coding sequence ATGACGGGCCGGCCGACACTGGTGACCGGTGCCGCGGGATTTGCCGGGCGGCATCTGATCGCCCACCTCAACGTATCCACCCCCGAACGGCCGCTGCTCGCGTGGGGCCGTCGCCAGGTGGACATCACCGACAGAGATGCGGTGCGGAACGCCGTGGCCGACGCGCGGCCAGACCGCATCGTGCACCTGGCCGGCGCGCCGCACGTGGGCGACTCGTGGCGCAGTTCCCTGCTGCCTCTGCAGACCAACGTGCTTGGCACCCACTACCTCCTGGAGGCGGTGCGCCAGCACTGCCCCGATTGCCGAATCGTTGTTGTCACATCAGCCATGATCTACCGCACCTCAGATGCGGCGATTGACGAAGACGCCCCGCTCGAGCCGTCGAGCCCGTACGGGCTGTCGAAGCTGGCACAGGACCAGCTCGCGCTCATCGCGGCCCGGAATGACGGCCTGAATGTGGTGGTGGCGCGGCCGTTTAATCACATCGGGCCGTACCAGAATTCCAGCTTCGCGCTCTCGAGCTTTGCCCGTCAGATCGCACTCATCGAAGCCGGCCTGGTACCGCCGGAGATTCATGTGGGCAATCTCGACGCCGAGCGCGACTTCACCGATGTGCGCGACGTGGCGGATGCGTATGCGCGGCTCCTTGATGCCGGCCAGCCCGGACGCGTCTACAACATCTGCTCGGACACGCCCCATCGCATTGCGGATTTGCTCAACCGGCTGATTGCCATCGCCCACGTGCCGGTCACCCTGGCGACCGACCCCGCGCGGCTGCGCCCGAGTGACCAGCCGCGCATGGTGGGCAACAGCGCGCGGATTCGCACCGAACTGGGCTGGCGGCCACAATGGTCGATCGACGACACGCTGACCGATCTCCTGCAGTGGTGGCGCGGCGAAGTGGCGGCCGGCCGCGCCACGGCCTGA